In Nicotiana tabacum cultivar K326 chromosome 11, ASM71507v2, whole genome shotgun sequence, a single window of DNA contains:
- the LOC107767531 gene encoding uncharacterized protein LOC107767531 has product MISSCVLGNAAKSIVGTRRDEVYVAAVPLRATKGPAQLLMSTAYSFNLWDLQHFMVIINPNSSSLPSQALVYDFQPQDPESIAVAVAALSGRNVPGVVRMRTLKKLPTRKCWFAGYSKSDAIDAANKFNKGWETDLRIKHHDCRNYANGLVEYLTGTKAVLEHLRSSSVGKN; this is encoded by the exons ATGATATCGAGCTGTGTGTTAGGGAATGCCGCAAAATCAATAGTaggaacaagaagagatgaaGTATACGTAGCAGCTGTGCCGTTGAGAGCCACAAAAGGGCCAGCCCAGTTGCTCATGTCCACTGCTTACTCTTTCAATTTATGGGATTTGCAGCATTTCATGGTCATCATCAACCCCAATTCCTCCTCTCTCCCCTCTCAG GCATTAGTGTATGATTTCCAACCTCAAGATCCTGAAAGCATAGCTGTTGCTGTTGCAGCGCTATCCGGCAGAAATGTACCAG GAGTTGTTCGTATGAGGACTCTGAAGAAGCTGCCAACAAGGAAGTGCTGGTTTGCTGGCTACTCCAAGAGTGATGCAATAGATGCGGcaaacaaattcaacaaaggGTGGGAAACTGACTTGAGGATAAAACATCATGACTGCCGAAACTATGCAAATG GACTAGTGGAATATCTCACTGGAACGAAAGCAGTGCTGGAGCACCTAAGAAGCAGCAGCGTAGGCAAGAATTGA